GCTCAGGGAAAGCGAACGTATATTATTGTAACATTCGGATAAAGTCTCCCACCACACATTTTTGAAGttcaaaaaaaggtgagAAATTATTCCCATAAAATATGCGTGTACTTAAACAGCGTTATGATTAACGCGAAAGTGGCTACATACACGATAACTTATATttggaatgttttttttttttttttttgagcgggggagaaaatgTTGCTGGGGAATATGCAAAGAGGTAGtatagtatatttatttgtattatgttcatttttataattatatttgtattgACACTTGTACGTGATAACGCACATGGGcttacacatatgtataatcaCAGACAAAGAAGGaacattatttaaaaaaaaaaaaaaaagaaaaaacgatttCTCCACGCGCAAAAAGGTGGGCTACAATAAAacagtggcaaaaaaaaaaaaaaaatactaagTTGCACTTGAATATTTATGTAGCTATGAACCATTCGTAAAAACGTCGATTTGGAAGCATGGTTAATTCGGCGCGTTGAGCCGTATTTGTAACAGCGCTAAGAGTTTGGCTGGGTTGTTGCGTTGCTGCGTTGGCTGCGCTGGCGGCATATCAGTGTGTGTCTTCCCTCTGGGGGTACTACCATTTCAATTGCTGTTACTATTGCTGTTACTATTGCTGTTACTGTTGCTGTTACCATTGCTGTTACTTTTCCTTGCTGCCTTTTCAATCTTTGAGCGAATCGCTGCAGTCCCGTTCCGGAACGTATCCCCCCAGTGGTGTCATCTCGTCGGGGCTGATCTAACGCTGGATAAAAATGCACTTCCCAGTAATGGAGCATGTGGCCTAATTCGGAGTGAGCAAATGGGCAtccgtggaaaaaaagggtaattCCTCCTTATaagtgttatttttttctttttcttcttctccttctacttcttccattttagcCTTCTCAGTTATCGGTGACCCGTCGCGCAGCGGGTAAGGTGTCCATTCGgcagaacaaaaaagggcgTAGTGCGCAcattattcattttgagcgctttttctttttttttgtgtgattatttttttttatttaatgcaGCTTTCGCCTTTGCGGCCAAGTTTCTTCTCTCATTTACCCAGACGACCCACTGTTTCTTGTTTATCCAATTGGTGACAAAGGCATCCGCCCAGTTGTTGTAGAGAAggttcttttcctctttccattttatccATTGGTCTAGAACGTtggtaataaaaatgttatcttttctttttacccATTCAAACCAATCTTCCCATTCGTCACTAACTCTATCTTTAAAGTCttcataatttcttttttcgaaaatttgAAAGAATTTGGAGGACCATGacttttcttcaaattcttcCCAGTGTTCTTGTTCCGCTCGTTTCCAATCAGACATTAACCAGTTGATgattttgtcttttttccactgaatccatttttttacaattaattCGTCTAAACGAGATTGGTTTTCGAAAAACCATTTCTTCCATTCGATATCGAGGTAGAGTCTTCCCTCAGTTTGGATCCATTCTCTCCACTGAGACTCGGTCCAATTTATAGACCTCCTCATCATATTGGTGTGGAATTCTTTATCCATGTTAGGGTTAAAGtgggtccattttttttctactgaTTTTATCCATGTGTTCcaatcttcttctttttcttctaaaaaagtttttttttcattttgtagcTTTTCGTTGAATACTTTCCAGTCTTGTTCCAATTTTTTCAGCCAGTTGCTccattcttttcttttccactcTTCAGATTTTTCTacgatttctttttttttttcgctttcctCATCGGATTCGACTCCTAGGAAGTCATTGATATCTCCATGCTGGCaccgggggggagagggggaagaaatggaCGGACGTGTGGTGTACACGGGCACATATGCGGAGATGCGTGGGCATATATAGCTAACCGGGCATGCGGGCGGGTTAACActcacaggggggggagtacaGAGGAGTGCTGCTATCCCCCCttgcacatgtacatgcacatgtatatgtatatgtacatttttcttttttttgtttttttttttatcttaccGTGGCAAGAACGCCAAAGGCAACGGCGGATGTGATGGCAATCATGGTGACACCCAAAGTTAGGATCATCTGCTCCTTATCCATATTTAGGAGTTTATCTTTGTACCTTAAGGTTATCTCTTGGAGAGAGTTGGAACTTGGCACGAGGCCGCTGACACCTCTAGCTGCTTCCATGGTGGCTATTCTTGGCGAGTTAGTTTGGTTAACTGAAGGGGGTTAGCgaggggggcaaaatgggCGAAGTGAGCGGTTTGGAAAAGCAGAATAACTGCTCCGAATTAGAAACAATTCTATACGCGTATTCGAAAGGAATACATTTCCATATCGCCCCGTTGCATCTATCTTATTGGgcacttatttttaaatttcttacTTAAggtagggggggaaagaaaaataatcgATTAAGAACGGCGGTGCCTCTAAAGACTTCTCTCTTATGAgatgtatgaaaaaaataaaagagaactagaaaaaattgctattttcctatattttaaaaaaaaaaaaaaaaatcaaaaaactACGGCAAGGAAAcgtaaaataaagaagaagagttCAACTGGAATGAAATTCTTGTTATtctaaaaaatgcattttctgAAGAATCAATCTACATctaaatgttttatttttctaaaatggtTCTCTCATGCGAGTgtcaatataaatataaacatgaACTGAAgtagaaatgaaaaaaaaaaaaaaaaatttttttaaaaaaatgacgcgagtcggtaaaaaatgatatgcgcataatttatttatccaATTTTTGTATTCTTCTACGAGGCAATAACAGTGAATAAAAAACGGGATGATACCGATCCAGGTAGATacaagaaataataataaataatataaaataaaatcgcgaaaaaataacaccGTGGTCAACTgattgatatatttatttttttgttgcgtttatttttttgtcgcttcgctaaaaggagaaaagatTTGAAGT
Above is a genomic segment from Plasmodium vivax chromosome 5, whole genome shotgun sequence containing:
- a CDS encoding tryptophan-rich antigen (Pv-fam-a) (encoded by transcript PVX_090265A); protein product: MEAARGVSGLVPSSNSLQEITLRYKDKLLNMDKEQMILTLGVTMIAITSAVAFGVLATHGDINDFLGVESDEESEKKKEIVEKSEEWKRKEWSNWLKKLEQDWKVFNEKLQNEKKTFLEEKEEDWNTWIKSVEKKWTHFNPNMDKEFHTNMMRRSINWTESQWREWIQTEGRLYLDIEWKKWFFENQSRLDELIVKKWIQWKKDKIINWLMSDWKRAEQEHWEEFEEKSWSSKFFQIFEKRNYEDFKDRVSDEWEDWFEWVKRKDNIFITNVLDQWIKWKEEKNLLYNNWADAFVTNWINKKQWVVWVNERRNLAAKAKAALNKKK